ATTCTATTTTGTAACTAAAAATATGCAGCTAATCCTGTAGTGAAGCTAATACTACGAGTTGGCATGTGCTGTATGCAGCTATCTGGatcttattttaaaatgagGCCATGACCTTTACTTTAACAAAAAAGGTCTATAAGTCTGTTTGACACTGTAGGCTGGTAATTTGTAATCTTATCAGGGTAAAACATTATAATCCTGCAGTACAAGTAAAGGAATGCCAATCATGCTTACAGAAAGATATACAAAGCATATATACATTCAATGCATGACAATTAAACTGACAATCAAAGTGTTGATAAGGTTTTGGACATTATTCATCTGCCTTTTGGATGAACTGTATGAACAATGAATATTCAGGAAAACCTAACCTTTGAGGACTAAATAACACACCAGATGGTCCTCTAAACAAAATGTTACAGAAGCAAAAAATTGCTGCAAGATACGCATTTCTTTACATTGCATTAAAGcaagtttactttaattttCATTAAAGTTCTTTCTTGTATTGGACTACATAATTACACATATGATCAGTTTAAGACTATAAATGCAagcatatattttatttatggttatatatatttcaaaaatacaGTGAAATTTGATTCTGATAAGATGCATAAAAGAAACTGCTTTTCCCCTTACATAAAACATGACTAAATTTACCTAACTGCTCCCCATTTTTCTACACCTGTTATTGGTATTTTGGCTGATTCAAAGACTTTTTTTGAACTGTGAGTCTGTATAGAGAACATCTAATGAATGTCCCCTCACCAAATAATGAGGCAAAGAAAGGTCAGGTCATGGACTCTAAAAGGAATACGGCGTAATAGAAAATGTTGCCCtactttaaaacatttcaaagcCATAACTTTGCTGTAAAATAATACAATATTCTAAAGAACAGTATTGCTATGCTGGATCCTACTTCCTATTCTACTCTACTTACTGGATCCACAAcctttcttaaagggacactccaccttttttgaaaatatgctcattttccagctcattTTCCtctaaagttaaacattagatttttaccgttttgaaatccattcagccgatctccgggtctggcgatagcacttttagcatagcttagcacaatccgtTGAATCTGGTTGgatcattagcatcgcgcaaaaaaataaccaaagagttttgatatttgtgacccgtcacggaaaccagtgacacaagtcggcagcacaagtttcgagataatgagaaacaacgttttttttttcaaaatgtgtgattttcgttttattgcagaatctgttagttgaaacacgaagaagcctctccatgtttgagatagcagtttttgtatatttaaaagcgtacattttgcggttgaaattggcttgtttttccggagattctagtgTGCAGCGGGGGGGCGTTTTCGTCCCCatccccaaagggaacagcgtgactaaatagggatagttcacccaaaaatgaaaataatgtaatcaatgacttacccttatgtcgttctaaactcggtagacctccgttcatctttggaacacagtttaagatgttttaacgttagattttgtccgagagctttctgtccccttcattgaaaatctatgtacggtttccatgtccagaaaggtaataaaaacatcatcaaagtagtccatgtgataTCAGTGGGCATCGAAAacacattttggtccaaaaatagcaagaattaagactttatttagcattgtcttctcttccggctctgttgtgaaccgcgtgaagtcacgtgactgtagtgacgcggctgaccttttcctcagacatgtttgctaagttttttgtttttttttattatagcgtgcgtctccccagactgtaaacgaagctcgggcgcacaaaacaataGAAAACTAAAAGCTGGTGCGAAACAGATGACAGTCAGCCGCGTCGTACGTCAGCCTTTATGCGGCAATGCAGTCAAAGTACCGcaagctcttcaagaaatcttacggagtagtttaattttgaCTCAATCTCGCGGTACTTTAACgtcatctgtctgtcagttcttgcagcgcagcatgaagtcaaacacacaaactttttcacacagagatcgttgaattctttatataattggctacatattttgtctatcaatattttccatgaagtcattggctgatagggctgggtatcgattcagattttccagatcgatttgatttcgattcacaagctaccaaatcgattcgatttcgattctcgattcaatttccgattctggttctcggaccggtttttatactctattcaactcaatgaatatagatttaatacaaatactatattaataaaaagaacagtgaacagcaggttacaagtgggtaattaataaaatcgacgaagcacctgaaaccgccattttaagcactgaatgaatgaatgacaggcttgcctcttgctccttggtaacatacgctaggcaaaaaagagggtgacatctagtgaagaagactagtaatttgattaatgttaatctttcgttcaatgttttcagaaataaatatgaaagaaaaaaatcgattctgctctttgagaatcgattctgaatcgaccacgttttaaagaATGATTAATCGAAACATCGATTTTTTTGTCCAGCCCTGTTGGCCGATGGAGGAACGAGTGAGCGATTGGTTAAATCCCTAAAGGACGTCatgttttcgacggcgctgtttggattatactacctccctattttaaatacaaactttgaaggcgggtacatgtgtttaacggaacgtaattaccggagtgtaatctcatatacccttacatgttatgatgtaaatagtcctcagattgtatattatattctattaccagacgttcatgcgaaatccaatgtaaacaatagactatatatctatatttcaagGATTATacacatttgtggacaaaaatggtcattggatgattcacacatctgaaacagactggattcgacttgtgatacccacaaaggtaaaaagtcctgtttatttttgcatgttgtcatccggACTtctgaactatactctcattctggcgtaataatcaaggactttgctgccttaacatggctgcaggatgcgcaatgatattacgcactgcctgaaaatagtccccttggtaactttcaatagcaggggactattttctctaggggagctggaaaatgagcatattttctaaaaaagtggagtgtccctttaaataaaacagcAACGTGTGTGACAAAAagtaataaatacaataatgatATCAAAACCTTCCAGGTTTCCAGCTGCTCAGCCTCTTGACTTCAAGAatgtcattttctttttcttgagCTTTAATTTTCTCACTGTAAGACGCTCTGAAAGCATATGATGTATGCATATCTTATGAAATACCTGTTAGGAAAACTTCCTCTTTCTGCTTTGTCTGAGTTTTTTGTTGATGTTGAAACATGTTTACCCttcagtgttttgtacatgatAAAATGCATACGTTTAAGTATGCAGCTTTAAAGTGTTAAGTATGCATACTGCTTTAAAACATACTCCAGGTAACAGGATTACGAATATCAGAACATTAATTTTATTGCCACATTTAGTAAAGAATAACAGTAAAAAATAGTAAAGAATCCCCTTTGAGGGTATTTGTTGTACATACCTGAAATCTTTTGATGGGGGCTGTGGAAGCTTAAGTGATTTATATGCATCAAAAAACCTGAAGAAAAAAACTATATTCAGTACATAATACAGATTTACTTATTTATCACACAAACAGAAATGCTATCAGTGCAAAATCATCTGTGAACTTTCCTAGTGACCACTTGGGGGCGCTATACAATTGTTATGGGTCTGGCTGTGCTCAAATTTTGACGTTTTGTCTTATTGCTCTTTCCCagccatagatatatacactagatgtgGCCTTGGGGTTCTAGGCATGCATCACAACAGCcaccatcttgaaacaggggtcttgtcataggaagtagctaggtaaaggtgctatctccgcctgtactcCATATTCATGAAcgatgccggacttttgtgctgcgtatggatgttaggcctactagcactatgcattatagttagaaaagtagattttcataatatcaaaacttacatttttttctggacTTAATGGTAAATACCTGTCTGACTGctgaaacgaaccaaaagaaaaccaagaaaatcgcattcatgacgatttatggcagagatgggaccaagtcacacatgtgcaagtctcaagtaagtctcaagtctgaaccttcaagtctcaagtaagtcccaagtatttttttcttgggcaagtcaagtcaagtcgagtcacaggctatgtcaagtcaagtcaagtcctgtagtaggtcaagtcaaatccaagtcaagtcaccttattattgtaattttacctgcagaatctgatcttaataaagtgacaagatatacagtaagtaactatcagtaaattacaataatttggatttgcattgtaaataatcatgttcagtaaaatacatattggaatcaaacaaaattgtaacttcataaattatttatttttcacttctgccaaccgtgtttgaaattttccatattgagtccataaaacaaataacagcttaacatccaacagactcctctctgaacacctccctctctctcaaacacagtttacgtacaacattaaactttgttacatttctcctctctctcgcacacacacactctctctctctctctctctctctctctctctctctctctctctctctctctctctctcaaacatgtgcccagaaaaaacgagcgtgtcgcaccTCTTCCGTTCGCGCGCCtaaatttgaaataatgaacttgagcgtGCAAAAGACGTGACATGTGAACTgcccctaacattgtagaatcaagtaatttttctctgtgtgtgttcaggtggcaaacttgaaaaagaagtattcaaaaataaaaataagtattttaaaaaataaatcaaaataattttgcccacatttgtccccaacaCAGTATGATGAGGGCTAcattagctattattacattagctaactaccaactaaccagatataaacaaattgacaagcacttactgggcaTAATGGCTCTTTAAATGACGACCAAAATTGGAGGTTGCCGTCTGGTGACCCTCCgtacccctccggctgacatgttgatatctgttctaagtgggcgtggtgtgcataaggtacgagagggcatggcgaatgatagtgtcgtgattcagtcatgacaacaccattctcagcctgcgctccagctgggtcgactttatttttttaaataatttatatattttatatttaaactgaaaacatgatgtgattaacactcaagtcactCATATCTTACTTATTACTCATATCtggactatattgggtctatagttagccaTCATTTTACTGTTTCAGATTTTTGCTTCCGGTGTTATTTCTGTCCACATGTCTTActaaaagtgaaatgtgtattttttcaactaaaatgtatttGCCTATCCCTGCCTTATATGAAGAGCTGTATAAATGCTGTTAGTTAGTTGATCCCTAAAAAGTGGGCAACTTCTTGCATCGTTCAATTGTCATGACAATATTCACAATATATGATATATTCTTATATACCTCATGGCTTGAAGTTAATGAACTTAAACTTGTGTCTTATGTGTCTTTTTCAGTTCTGTCAGATGTTTTAATCTATGTTGTTCCACGTTCATCTATCTGCATTCAAATGGCAACATCGCCATCTGTTTTATGTCTGTAGTACTGCATTTATCAATGTGAGTCATACACTATAATGATCCATTTGCATACCCAAAAGTAGGTGTGCGTAGTGTTGATCCATATTTGTGAAATCCAGGGCTATATTCAGGAACTAGAAATGGTCTGGCTCTTATTGCTGTGTGGAATTTATCTGTGactgaaaaaaaatacaaatcatCGATGTCTCACAACTCATGCAAGCTTACATGTAACTCAACATTGGGCCCACTGAAGTACACATTACTAAATAGTATTTTACCTATCAATAAAATGGTGCATTAGCCCACAGCTAgcacaaaataacattattaGTATTGATGATATGGCTCTTACCCTGCTTTTTTCTCCCTATAGATGATTCCAGGGAATTTTCTGAAATACATCTTCTTGTATGATTCATACTGTCTATAAAGCATCTCTTTCCAGTGTGATAGACTCtggtctgtccaaagtttggaTAAAAGCTCCACTCAGATCCAGACATCATATTAGCTTCTAAATGGACATGCCAATAAATAAAAGGATAGAGTTAATTAGCTCAAAATCCGAAGCTCAAAAACAGCATTTCACTTAATACTATATCCATAGAGATAACCATAATGAAGTTATGGTAAAAGCGTTTATACtacaaatttgtttaagttATATGCTATATTACTCACGGGGGAATGACCTCATCAGTTTCCTTTCACTGGGAAACTTTATGTCTTTGATGTGTGGAAATGGGGCATCACCATATCGAGGTTCAGGTATCCAGCGTAGTTGGGATTTCCAGTCAAGGTCACATCTAaaaccacacacacagacgcaagAGACTTTATCATGGTAAACTAAATTAACCACAAATCAAGCAAATCATAATTGTACAAAAAAAGGTCATCctttttttatacaatttttttatttgcttaaaTGGCACATATAGATATGACAATGTTTTAAGATCTTTTTGAATTTatgaattacatttaaaaagtagacATGGGGCAAAGAGAACTGTCATATATCCTCAACtgttattaatttttattacattacagGACATAAATTGTTCTGAGAAGTACTTACTCGGTCAGAACGGGCTCAACGTGTTTAATGTGAGGCTTGAACTCTTGCTCTTTCCCAAAACCCCAGAATGAGTGATTGAAGTCAGTCTGATTCTTCATGTTTGTGTAAGAAATTGACCATTCACTGTAAGTGTCGAGAGGCAAGAAACCACAAATGGCCTTTAGTggtatttcaaatgtagtgtatttgtgtgttttgtaaatttaaaaaaaaaatatatatatatattattatatattatattctTTAGCTTTAAAAGTTACCTTAAGGTACtttatgatttaattatttacaCACTGGCATTTGTTGGttcaaaggggacatttcacaagactttttcaaagtgtcaaaaaaatctttggtgtccccagagtcccaaagtatgtatgtgaagttctagctcaaaatatcatactgattatttattataacaagttaaaattgccactttgtaggtgtaagcaaacgtgccatttttgggtgtgtcctttaaaatgcaaatgagttgatctctgcactaaatggcagtgccgttgttgaatagtgcagattaaggggcggtattatcacTTTCTGAtgtcacaaggggagccaaatttcaatgacctattttttcacatgcttgcagagaatggtttcccAATGCttgattttttcacattttctaggtagatagaagcactggggaaccaattgtagcacttaaacatttttcatatatgtcctctttaaggcaggggtcctggagggccagtaTCCCGCAAAGTTAAGCTCTTGCTTAGTAAAACCTTAAATAGCTGTTTTAGGTGCGTTTGagtagggttggagctaaactctggaCATCTACCCTCCAGGACCGAGTTTAGGTACCCCTGGTTTAAGGGATATTTAACATGTTTTATATGAAACTTAAATATTGCTGTAAAAAATCCCATATTTACATTTCAAAAGTCAGAAATTAGATGTTACTGAAAATGGaccactacactgtagtgtgttttgggccatattccattagaaccacaTAGAACCAACAGAAACAATACATACCATTAGGGACCAACAAAGaccactacactgtagtgtgtttatggccatattccattagaaccaatacatagaaccaataGAACAAATACATAACATTAGAGACCAACAAACACCAATACACTGtcgtgtgttttgggccatattacattagaaccaataaaattcccaataaaaccaatagaatttctgtgatggtgtctattgttttttttttagcagggcaCTGGGGCAGTTAGGCCTACCTCTTAAAAGGCCTATGTACCATTTGGTAGAGATTTTGTACCATATGTATCTTTGCGGTACTAAAATGTCCCTTTGGTATCAATATTACTTTTATGAGGTTCTATATGAACTCGGTAGGCGCAAATGCCAACTTAAGTATTTAAGCCTTACCAACTTAGCATGTAAGCTACTGTATTTATTTCTAGCATTGTTTGCATGAGCATTGAGAGGAAGTTATTGTTTACAGttaagcattttttttcatGTGGCTAACAAGTCATTTGAGGTTCTTTATAAACCCTATAATTAGGCTTTCAACTGTATTAAATATGGTGTTAATACACAAAGTATACGAATGTATCTTACCTTGCGACTATTCTGAAAGAAGCAAAGTCGGATATCTTCCTGCTGGTCTTCAACATTCGTGTAACAATCCGTCGCCAAGGAAACGAGGCTGTAAGTTATATAACTGATTTCTGTACACGTGtgtacaaaaaacatggtttagTATTTAGTCATTTATTCACTGAAgttaacaattaattaattatttactaaTGTAATAATGCTTAATCTGTTTGTTATAAATCTATTGGACCTACGCCtaccaaaacaaaataaacctcAATTTAACCGAATTTACTTCGTTTAAACGCAAGATGGCGCTAGAAAATAGATTATCCTGCACGGTATTTTACTTCAATAAAAGCCTTGTCGCATGCTTTACCCATAATATTTTGTTGAGAGATGagaacatatttttttaaatatatatatttttattattaggcctATACAATTATGATTATTTCTTACGCGAACTCTGGT
The nucleotide sequence above comes from Paramisgurnus dabryanus chromosome 12, PD_genome_1.1, whole genome shotgun sequence. Encoded proteins:
- the LOC135737844 gene encoding spermatogenesis-associated serine-rich protein 1 → MLKTSRKISDFASFRIVASEWSISYTNMKNQTDFNHSFWGFGKEQEFKPHIKHVEPVLTECDLDWKSQLRWIPEPRYGDAPFPHIKDIKFPSERKLMRSFPQANMMSGSEWSFYPNFGQTRVYHTGKRCFIDSMNHTRRCISENSLESSIGRKKQVTDKFHTAIRARPFLVPEYSPGFHKYGSTLRTPTFGFFDAYKSLKLPQPPSKDFRASYSEKIKAQEKENDILEVKRLSSWKPGRF